Proteins encoded within one genomic window of Chrysemys picta bellii isolate R12L10 chromosome 6, ASM1138683v2, whole genome shotgun sequence:
- the PIGO gene encoding LOW QUALITY PROTEIN: GPI ethanolamine phosphate transferase 3 (The sequence of the model RefSeq protein was modified relative to this genomic sequence to represent the inferred CDS: deleted 1 base in 1 codon) has protein sequence MAALTFSHPCGMAGGMQRWPVLLFLAWACFLFFCGIGLFTSGFLLMRIELTNRSSCSDPLAAPAWAGQGVAPGACWMPQRVPKAVLLIIDALTFEFARFDPAKAQPRPYENKLGFLHQLAGSQPRHARLYRFRADPPTTTMQRIKGITTGSLPTFIDVGSNFASYAIQEDNLLGQLVQNGRRVVFMGDDTWDGLFPQKFFRSYFFPSFNVKDLHTVDDGILQHLYPTVDGGEWDLLIAHFLGVDHCGHKHGPDHPEMAKKLTQMNEMLRSLVDHLGNDTLLLVAGDHGMTETGDHGGDSEKEVNAALFVYSKTPLFGAHLPEEPETIPQVNLVPTLALLLGVPIPYGNIGEVMAELFSGDGAATSAALSQLSAYRINARQVDRFLHSYSLAAQDLPAERLRHLRELFSAAMEEHDRLLAQVREGLPASPELEARLGRLVGRFQRYLREARAVCMESWARFHPLRMVAGCALIAASCLLCCVASELAAALDFSYRSRLLYPLLWGLAVAAVLGLGHLLTREGLDLILVLSWSAAASQLAFFWHSWGRRSRRAHLAGGQPPVASAGLWQRLRAWQGLVLPMGILFIRCCAMFSDSFVVAEARVAPFLLASLAILLVGKLHWHGRLTAPEVPKQPPGSAFYQKESWQLLCLLAVLLACLRLSGLFHQCREEIPHCQPSSFLAPLASLQSTQAKNLFYLLCVASLAGLVYAVRRWLRHYGNLNSTSPLVLFVRWAFPLAAVWITCYWAVTSGAEDTLGKLQELVQVALVGFPRAVYGLASLGLLLALWTPVTVFVKDSRESVGPIVTPYQGAPSSQADLQHVIPQIYRRMQESLKSQLDRGHQRATVAAYGLGSVYSATLVIVLTLLGFLLLMLHSERMSLAFLLLFLEAFVLLRIHACVVSLAGDTEPFVVPWYAVTAWVFAATQFFYSTGHQPIFPAIHWNAAFVGFQEGHSTHLLPAVLVGANTFASHILFAVGCPLLLLWPFVCEAPNSQRRRLKKELREELQEEEEPVMEMRLRESPERFSAALLQLGLKYLFVLGVQLLACVWAAMILRRHLMVWKVFAPKFLFEALGFMVSSICLLLGIFLVMRVDCAVSAWFEQLQTR, from the exons ATGGCGGCTCTGACCTTCTCCCACCCTTGCGGGATGGCGGGGGG GATGCAGAGGTGGCCGGTGCTGCTCTTCCTGGCCTGGGCCTGTTTCCTCTTCTTCTGCGGCATCGGTCTCTTCACCAGCGGCTTCCTGCTCATGAGGATCGAGCTCACCAACCGCAGCTCCTGCTCGGACCCGCTGGCCGCCCCGGCCTGGGCCGGGCAGGGGGTTGCGCCCGGCGCCTGCTGGATGCCCCAGCGCGTCCCCAAGGCCGTGCTGCTCATCATAGACGCCCTGACCTTCGAGTTCGCCCGCTTCGATCCAGCTAAGGCGCAGCCCCGGCCCTACGAGAACAAGCTGGGCTTCCTGCACCAGCtggccggctcccagccccgccacgCCCGGCTCTACCGCTTCCGAGCTGACCCGCCCACCACCACCATGCAGCGCATCAAGGGCATCACCAccggctccctg cccaccttcATCGACGTGGGCAGCAACTTCGCCTCCTACGCCATCCAGGAGGACAATCTGCTCGGCCAGCTGGTGCAGAACG GGAGGAGAGTGGTCTTCATGGGGGATGACACCTGGGATGGGCTCTTTCCCCAGAAGTTCTTCCGCTCGTATTTCTTCCCGTCATTTAACGTGAAGGATCTTCACACGGTGGACGATGGGATCCTGCAGCATCTCTACCCGACTG TGGATGGTGGTGAGTGGGACCTGCTGATCGCTCATTTCCTGGGTGTGGATCATTGTGGGCACAAGCATGGACCAGACCATCCAGAAATGGCCAAGAAACTCACCCAGATGAACGAGATGCTCAG GTCGCTGGTGGATCACCTGGGGAACGACaccctgctgctggtggcaggggaCCATGGAATGACGGAGACTGGGGACCACGGAGGAGACAGCGAGAAGGAGGTGAACGCGGCGCTCTTCGTGTACAGTAAAACGCCTCTCTTTGGAGCCCACCTTCCCGAG GAGCCGGAAACCATCCCACAGGTGAACCTGGTGCCCAcgctggccctgctgctgggcgTGCCCATTCCCTACGGTAACATCGGGGAGGTGATGGCTGAGCTGTTCTCGGGGGACGGCGCCGCCACTTCGGCAGCACTCAGTCAGCTCTCGGCGTATCGCATCAATGCCAGACAG GTGGACCGTTTCCTGCACTCCTACTCGCTGGCTGCCCAGGACCtgccggccgagcggctccggcacCTGCGGGAGCTTTTCTCTGCCGCGATGGAGGAGCACGACCGGCTGCTGGCCCAAGTGCGGGAGGGGCTGCCCGCATCGCCCGAGCTGGAGGCCAGGCTGGGGCGACTGGTTGGCCGCTTCCAGCGTTACCTGCGCGAGGCCCGGGCCGTGTGCATGGAGTCCTGGGCCCGCTTCCACCCCCTGCGCATGGTGGCTGGCTGTGCGCTCATCGCCGCCTCCTGCCTGCTCTGCTGCGTCGCCTCGGAGCTGGCGGCAGCCCTGGACTTCTCCTACCGAAGCCGCCTCCTGTACCCGCTTCTCTGGGGCCTGGCGGTGGCAGCTGTGCTGGGGTTGGGCCACCTGCTCACCAGGGAGGGGCTGGACCTCATTCTGGTGTTGTCGTGGTCGGCTGCCGCCTCCCAGCTGGCCTTCTTCTGGCACTCGTGGGGCCGCCGGTCCCGTCGAGCCCATTTGGCTGGTGGCCAGCCGCCGGTAGCCAGCGCGGGCCTGTGGCAGAGGTTGCGAGCGTGGCAGGGGCTGGTCCTCCCCATGGGCATCCTCTTCATCCGGTGCTGCGCCATGTTCTCGGACAGCTTCGTGGTGGCCGAGGCCCGGGTGGCCCCGTTCCTGCTCGCGTCCCTGGCCATCCTGCTGGTGGGGAAGCTGCACTGGCACGGCCGGCTGACCGCTCCAGAAGTCCCCAAGCAACCCCCGGGCTCTGCCTTTTACCAGAAGGAGAGCTGGCAGCTGCTGTGCCTCCTGGCTGTGCTCCTGGCCTGCCTGCGCCTCTCGGGCCTTTTCCACCAGTGCCGCGAGGAGATCCCGCACTGCCAGCCCTCGTCCTTCCTGGCCCCCCTCGCCAGCCTGCAGAGCACTCAGGCCAAGAACCTCTTCTACCTCCTGTGCGTGGCCTCGCTGGCCGGGCTGGTCTACGCCGTGCGGCGCTGGCTGCGGCACTACGGGAACCTGAACAGCACCAGCCCCCTGGTGCTCTTCGTGCGCTGGGCCTTCCCGCTGGCGGCCGTCTGGATCACTTGCTACTGGGCCGTCACCTCGGGGGCGGAGGACACGCTGGGCAAGCTGCAGGAGCTGGTGCAGGTGGCGCTGGTGGGCTTCCCACGGGCCGTCTACGGCCTGGCgtccctggggctcctgctggcGCTGTGGACGCCCGTGACGGTGTTCGTGAAGGACAGCCGGGAGTCAGTGGGGCCCATTGTGACCCCTTATCAGGGGGCCCCCAGCTCCCAAGCCGACCTCCAGCACGTCATCCCACAGATCTACAGGAGGATGCAGGAGTCTCTGAAGAGCCAGCTAGACAGGGGTCACCAGAGGGCCACGGTGGCAGCCTACGGGCTGGGGAGCGTGTACTCAGCCACCCTGGTCATAGTTCTCACCCTGCTGGGCTTCCTCCTGCTGATGCTGCACAGCGAGAGGATGAGCCTCGCCTTCCTGCTCctcttcctggaggcctttgtgCTGCTGCGGATCCACGCCTGTGTCGTGAGCCTCGCCGGGGACACCG agcccttcGTGGTCCCCTGGTATGCGGTCACCGCCTGGGTTTTTGCTGCCACCCAGTTCTTCTATTCCACGGGCCACCAGCCCATCTTCCCAGCCATCCACTGGAACGCAGCCTTCGTGGGCTTCCAGGAGGGCCACAGCACCCACCTGCTGCCCGCTGTCCTGGTGGGGGCCAACACGTTCGCCTCCCACATCCTCTTTGCAG TCGGCTGccctctgctcctgctctggcCCTTCGTCTGTGAGGCGCCCAACTCCCAGAGGAGGAGGCTGAAGAAGGAGCTGCGGGAGGAgcttcaggaggaggaggagcccgtGATGGAGATGAGGCTGCGGGAGTCTCCGGAGAGGTTCTCAGCGGCTCTGCTGCAGTTGGGGCTCAAGTACCTCTTCGTGCTTGGCGTGCAG